Part of the Thermodesulfobacteriota bacterium genome is shown below.
GCAGGATCTGGCGGAGGCGGCCGGAATCCCCCCGGAGCAGGCAGGGCACCTCGTGGTGCACCAGACAGGCCAGCTCCAGACCCTTGGCCGAGGCCTGAGGAGCCAGGGTCTCCGCCACCCCCTCCATGGTCAGCCGCAGGTTGAAGTCGATGATGTCGAGGCTGAGCTTGCCAGCCTCGATCTTGGAGAAGTCCAGGATGTCGTTGATGATCTCCAGGAGGGACTGGGCACTGCGCTGCACGGTGACCAGGTAGTCCCGCTGCTCCTCGTCCAGCTCGGTGGCCAGGGCCAGCTCCGTCATGCCGATGATGCCGTTCATGGGCGTGCGGATCTCGTGGCTCATGTTGGCCAGGAATTCGGACTTGAGGCGGCTGGCCTCCTCGGCGGCCTGGCGGGCGGCGATCAGCTCCTCCTGGGCCAGGCGGCGCCGGGTGATGTCCCGGCAGACATGGACCACCCGGGCGATGGCGCCGTCCTCCTCCCGGATGGGGGAGGTGGCGACCTCGGTGTAGACCGCCTGGCCGTTGCGAACCCGGTGCACATGCTCGGCCCGGGCGTGGCCGCCGGAGGCCAGGGTTTCGCTCAAAGGGCACCGGTGGTCGGGGGGGCCACACGGGATGACGCTGCCGTGGGTGACCTCGTGGCAGGTGCGACCCAGGACCTGCTGCCCTTCTTCCTGGGCGTAGTGATCGTAAAAGACCCGGTTGGCGTCGACAATGACGAAGGTGCGGGCATCGATGATGGCGATGGCATCTTGCATGCTGTCGAGGACAGTACGGGTAAAGGCCTCGGAGCGGCGCAGGGCGTCCTCGGACTGGCGGCGGGCCGCGAGCTCCGCGGCCAGCTCCCGGGTGGTGGCGTCCAGAGCGGCGGTGCGGGCTGCCACCTGCTTCTCCAGGCTCTCCCGGTAGCCGTCCAGCTCGGCATCCCGGTGCTCGATCTGCTCCAGCATGCTGTTGAAGCCGTCAGCCAGGAGCCCGATCTCGTCGCGGCTTGCCACCTGGGCGCGGGCGGTGAAATCCCCCTGGCCGGTGCGGCGCATCTGGAGGACGATATGATGGATGGGCCGGGTGATTGCCCGGGAGAGGAGGAGAGAGACCAGCAAGACCAGGGCCAGGCAGGCCAGGAAGCTGGTGCCCAGGAAGACGAGATCGTGGCGGATCTCGCCCTTGTACCGCCGCGTCGAGATGCCGGTCTCGACGCGGCCGATGGGGTGGTCGTTGTGGAGGATCTGGCTGCGGTAGACCTTGACCGAGGCCGGGTCCAGGTCGGCCGGCCGCCCGCTGCTCCTGGTGAGGGGGTGGCCTTCCCGGTCCAGGATCACCGCGTAGACGATCTCCTGGTCCTGGAGGATATCGTGCACATATTCCTCCAGGGACCAGTAGTCGTAGGTGAGGATGGGCACAGCGCTGATCCGCGCCAGGAGGCGGTTCACGGACACCGCCTTCTCCTCGATGCGCCGGCGGGAGTCGGTATCAATCCGGTAGAGAAAGTACGAGCCCAGGAGGGCGCACACCAGCAGCACCGGTGTGACGATGCACACCAGGATCTTGTTGGTGAAGCGGCTGCCCAGAGGGTTAGCCATCAGGCCCCGTATTCCTTGAGCTTGCCCAGGATCTTCTCCGGCCGGAAGTTGGTTGCCGGTGCCTGGACGCCGAGATCGGTCAGCACCGACCGGGACAGATCGGACAGGAAAACCTCGGCGGCCAGCTTCGCCTCGTCGATGTCTGCCGCCAGGAGGCCGTAGCGCTTCATGATCTCGATGATCACCCGGGCCGAGCTCTGGAAGGGGAAGGGGAAGAAGTCGGAGCGGCCGGGGGTGAAGGCGGCCTGGAGCACCGGCTTCGGCACCTGGTCGTAGCGGAAGTCGGAGCTGGCGCGCAGGAGGTCCACCAGCTCCTCCCGGTTGCTGGCCTCGTTGGCGACAAGCCCTCCTTCGGTGGTGGCCCGGGTGACATCCGTGACCAGCTCCCGGTGGTCCTCGAAGAACTGCCGCCGGGTGACCAGGGCGCAGCAGGGGTGGTTGGGCCACAGGTACTTGGAGAACATGTAGGCCGTGCCGATCCCCTTGGCCTCCACCACCGCATTCTTGGGCTCGGGCATGACGAAGCTGTCCACGTCGCCCCGCTGCATGGCCTCGATGCTGTCGTCCAGCTCGATGATCCGGAAGTTGACATCCCGGGTCCAGTCCAGGCCCTGCATCTCCAGAAACATCATGTTGAGGAGGTAATGCACGCTCAGCTTGCTGTGGTTGGACAGGGTCTTGCCCATGAAGTCGCCGGGGGCCTTGATGTTGGAGGCCTTGGCGACCATGAGCGCCGCGCCGTTGGTGCCGCCCACCTGGGGGATGACCAGGGGCGTCGCCTGCTCGAACGGCTTGGCGCCGGTGTGGATAGCGAAGGCCAGCGGCACGATGAGCTGCCCGAAATCCAGCGTGCCGGCGATGAGATCCTTGGCGATGAGGGGCATGGCGGGATAGTTCACCAGGTTGACGGCAAGCTGGCGGCGCTCGAACAGTCCCTTCGTCCGGGTGAAGACAAAGGGCGCGGCACAGTGGGATGGCCCGAAGAGGCCGATGCTCACCTCCCGGGGCTTGACGGGGGTGGCCCACAGACGGCTGGCCGGCAGTCCGGCGGCCAGGGCCAGGCTGCCGGTGGCAGCAAGAAAGTCGCGACGGGACAAGGCAGGCTCTCGGACAGCAGGTCCTGGGGCAGGCTGGGCGGGGCTGGACATCGAGTATCCTCCACGGGATGAGGTCCTGGGGTGGCGGGTGCCTGGGGTTGGCATGGCATCCCCCATGATAGCGAAAGGGGGCCCTGCTTGAGAAGTCCTTGCGGCAGGCGGCCCGGACGGAAAGCGGCTTGCAATGGCAGACCCCTTTGCTAGAATGCCGGGCCGGGTGCACCAGCCAGGCCTGCCGAGTCGCGGGGGGAGTCTGGTGCCGTCAACTGCAGGAGGATATGCGATGAAGGCCTCACTCCCGGTCCGGGGACTGATCCTTGCCGCCGGCAAGGGAACGCGCATGAAGTCGGATCTGGCCAAGGTCTTGCACCCCATCTGGGGCAAGCCCATGCTGGAGCATGTCCTTGCCGCCGTGAACGGTTTGGAGCTGGCCGGCCTGGCGGTGGTGGTGGGCCACCAGGCGGATCGGGTGCAAGAGGCGCTGGCCGGCCGGAACCTGGCCTTCGTGCTTCAGGAGCGCCAGAACGGCACCGGTCACGCAGTCTTGTGTGCCGAGCCGGTCCTGGGGCGAGAGGGCGGCCTCACCCTGATCCTGTGCGGGGACACCCCGCTCATCCGCACCGAGACCCTCAAGGCCTTTCTGGCCCAGCACCAGGAGCGCCGGCCTCTGGTGACGCTCATGACCACCGAGCTGGCCGAGCCCTTTGGCTACGGCCGGATCGTGCACACGGCCGGCGGGGCGGTGTGCCGCATCGTCGAGGAGAAGGACGCCAGCCCGGAGGAGCGTCGCATCCGCACGATCAACGCCGGCATCTACTGCGCGGACACCGCCTTCCTCTTCGCCGCCTTGGCCAGGGTGGGCACCGATAACAGCCAGGGTGAGGTCTATCTGACCGACATCGTCAGCCAGGCTACGGCCGGGGGCGGCAGGGTGGACACCTTCCCCTGCGCCGACCCCATGGAGGTCCTGGGGGTGAATTCCCGACGGGAGCTGGCCCAGGCCGGCCGGGTGCTTCAGGAGCGCCTGAACCGGCAGCACATGGCAGCCGGCGTCACCATGGCGGATCCCGCCACGGTGTGGATCCAGGGGGAGGTGGCTATCGGGCCGGATACCGTGCTTGAGCCGCAGGTCCTCCTCAAGGGGCCGGCCACGATCGGCCGTGGCTGCCATCTGGGACCTTTTCTGGTTCTGGAGCGTTGTCGTCTGGGTGACGGGGTGCGGGTCGGCCCCTTCAACCATCTCGTCGACTGCCAGCTGCCGGCCGGCGCCACCGTTCCACCGGGCCTGCCGGCTGGAAACAACCTCTGAGCCCGCCGCTGTCACCACCAGACGGGCCGATCGGCCTAGGCATTAACAAGTTGTTTTTTCAGTTCTTTTTTGATGGGGTCCCCGGCGGGTGCGCGGGAGAAACCCCTTGACTAAGCTCTTCCCGCCTGAGTATAGTACGCCCTGAAATCAGGGGGTGGCCGCGCGGAAGCCGGGCAGCTTGGCTGTTGCCCCTGCTGGCTGATATGGGCTGGATGTGGACTGCCGCCAGCCTCGATCCAAGGAGAAGGCTTATGGAGAACCAGGAGGCATTGGTTAGGCTGGAGCAGTTTGTGGATAGGCTCCTGGCTGCCTGCCGCGAGCTCAAGGAGGAGCGGGCTGCCCTCGTCCGGCGGCTGGAAGACAAAGAGCGCCTGATCGCCGAGCAGGGGGAGGCGCTGGCCGCATTGCGGGATGAGCGTAATGTGGTGCACAGTCGGGTCAGCGGCCTGTTGCGCCGAATGGAAGACTGGGAGCACAGCGAGCTGGGTGACGAGATGGCCGGCGAGGCGGAGGAGGTGGCGGCGGTGGCAGTGCCGCGGCCGAGCTCGACCGAGCCGTCGCGGTTGTTTTCTTTGGCCGAGGAGCGGTGAGCGGGAGGCGGCCCAGGGGGGTGCGGCCTCGATGAATTCCCAGGAGCGGCGGGCGGCCTGGCAGGCCCGTGGTGAGGCAGGTTGGAGCGACTGGTCAAGTTTGTGGTTCTCGGGCAGGAGTTTCCTCTTTACACCAGTGCGCCGGAAGAGGACGTCCAGGAGATCCTCCAGCTCGTGCGAAGCCAGTTCGAGGCCTTCACCCAGGGGCGAGCCGCCGGCCTGCCAGCCAACAAGGTGGCCGTCCTGGCCAGTCTGAACATGGCTGATCAGTACATCCGCCTGCGGCGGGATTTCGAGCAGTATCAGGAACGGGTCAACCGGTGGGCAGCCCAGGTGGCCGCCAAGGTGGAAGAGGGTCTGTCCTGACAGGGGTTCCCCTGCTGTGTTTGTGATCGGAGCGATCATTTTGAGCCAACATGACTATGAAGGGGGTCTTTCCTGGGTGCCAATGGCTTGCCGAGTCGATCGGCAGGCCTGCGGGACTCATAGGATCCCCACCTAACTCCGGTTAGGTTCAATAGTACGCTACGACACGGCATTGGCGGGGGATTTTGCATTACGGACGGCACCCCACTGGGGGCGTCCTTCACGATACACCCAGAATTCCTTTGGAAGCTGCCGGCGGCGCGGGACCCCCGGCATGTGGTGACAGTGCCCGGCGGGTGCAGCCGGGGCGGGAGTTGACAGGGAGTACCGGAAGACCGTGCCCGGGTGCGAGCTGGTGGCGCCTCAGGGCCTTGGACTAAGGACGTTGGACAAGCTAACCTGGGCCGCGGCACGCTGCGGCATGGGATCCCGAACAGGTCGGGTGGACATAGACGCTCGTAGGAAACGGATTCCGATGCGCACGGAGAACAGCTTCGACAACATGTCGGTCGGTCCCGCACCAGCGACCTTTCATCGGCCGGTGGCCGGAGCGGGGCTCGCCGGTGAGCTGGGGCGGCTGCCGCCCGACGAGGCGTTGATCCAGGATCGGTAGTCGTCCACCCAGCGCGGCCGCAGCCCTTATCTTCCACCCTCGTCGCCTCCCCCCTCCGTGGCGGACCGGTTTGCACCGGCTCCGTGACGCGCCTGCCCACCCTCGCGGTCACCCTGCTTTCACGTGCG
Proteins encoded:
- a CDS encoding NTP transferase domain-containing protein, with amino-acid sequence MKASLPVRGLILAAGKGTRMKSDLAKVLHPIWGKPMLEHVLAAVNGLELAGLAVVVGHQADRVQEALAGRNLAFVLQERQNGTGHAVLCAEPVLGREGGLTLILCGDTPLIRTETLKAFLAQHQERRPLVTLMTTELAEPFGYGRIVHTAGGAVCRIVEEKDASPEERRIRTINAGIYCADTAFLFAALARVGTDNSQGEVYLTDIVSQATAGGGRVDTFPCADPMEVLGVNSRRELAQAGRVLQERLNRQHMAAGVTMADPATVWIQGEVAIGPDTVLEPQVLLKGPATIGRGCHLGPFLVLERCRLGDGVRVGPFNHLVDCQLPAGATVPPGLPAGNNL
- a CDS encoding cell division protein ZapA, producing MERLVKFVVLGQEFPLYTSAPEEDVQEILQLVRSQFEAFTQGRAAGLPANKVAVLASLNMADQYIRLRRDFEQYQERVNRWAAQVAAKVEEGLS
- a CDS encoding cell division protein ZapB translates to MENQEALVRLEQFVDRLLAACRELKEERAALVRRLEDKERLIAEQGEALAALRDERNVVHSRVSGLLRRMEDWEHSELGDEMAGEAEEVAAVAVPRPSSTEPSRLFSLAEER
- a CDS encoding ABC transporter substrate-binding protein produces the protein MSRRDFLAATGSLALAAGLPASRLWATPVKPREVSIGLFGPSHCAAPFVFTRTKGLFERRQLAVNLVNYPAMPLIAKDLIAGTLDFGQLIVPLAFAIHTGAKPFEQATPLVIPQVGGTNGAALMVAKASNIKAPGDFMGKTLSNHSKLSVHYLLNMMFLEMQGLDWTRDVNFRIIELDDSIEAMQRGDVDSFVMPEPKNAVVEAKGIGTAYMFSKYLWPNHPCCALVTRRQFFEDHRELVTDVTRATTEGGLVANEASNREELVDLLRASSDFRYDQVPKPVLQAAFTPGRSDFFPFPFQSSARVIIEIMKRYGLLAADIDEAKLAAEVFLSDLSRSVLTDLGVQAPATNFRPEKILGKLKEYGA
- a CDS encoding response regulator, translating into MANPLGSRFTNKILVCIVTPVLLVCALLGSYFLYRIDTDSRRRIEEKAVSVNRLLARISAVPILTYDYWSLEEYVHDILQDQEIVYAVILDREGHPLTRSSGRPADLDPASVKVYRSQILHNDHPIGRVETGISTRRYKGEIRHDLVFLGTSFLACLALVLLVSLLLSRAITRPIHHIVLQMRRTGQGDFTARAQVASRDEIGLLADGFNSMLEQIEHRDAELDGYRESLEKQVAARTAALDATTRELAAELAARRQSEDALRRSEAFTRTVLDSMQDAIAIIDARTFVIVDANRVFYDHYAQEEGQQVLGRTCHEVTHGSVIPCGPPDHRCPLSETLASGGHARAEHVHRVRNGQAVYTEVATSPIREEDGAIARVVHVCRDITRRRLAQEELIAARQAAEEASRLKSEFLANMSHEIRTPMNGIIGMTELALATELDEEQRDYLVTVQRSAQSLLEIINDILDFSKIEAGKLSLDIIDFNLRLTMEGVAETLAPQASAKGLELACLVHHEVPCLLRGDSGRLRQILLNLGGNAVKFTGRGEVILRAELVDETAEKATVRLSVSDTGVGISREKQAVIFEAFTQADGSTTRVFGGTGLGLSISRRLVEMMGGRIGVDSEEGQGSTFWLTVTLPKQPLAAATLDTAPVDIRGMKALVVDDNDTNRSILAKMLEGFGCRPLAVASGAEAINMLKMAAAAGAPYRFVLLDMQMPGMDGEHATIIIKSTPEIRDTAIIILTSLGQRGDVARLRSHGIAAYLVKPVRQSLLLQTITTVAHGSPPAASASPGPVVTRHLLAEQRLREVRILLVEDNPVNQKMAATMMRKAGYQVEIASNGQVAVEAVARERFDLVFMDVQMPVLDGLAATRAIRQWEETGQPRHAIVAMTAHALAGDRERCLEAGMDDYITKPIRPQTLFETIRRWTELDAAAPEQTGAAVAPAEPPPACPGAGLKKQTGQKP